A single window of Candidatus Nitrosotenuis cloacae DNA harbors:
- a CDS encoding NUDIX domain-containing protein, translating to MRSTKIITAFVTNNDKVLILKRSHKVKSMKGLWGGVSGIIEEGEEPLERAKIEIYEETGASIESLRLLKSGREMAVSSPQYPDHQWIIFPFLFETHRTEIMLNWENSSYRWIDAKEIHEYKTVPNLADVLFNLL from the coding sequence ATGCGTTCCACCAAGATCATAACTGCTTTTGTTACAAACAACGACAAGGTGCTCATCCTAAAGCGAAGCCACAAGGTCAAGAGCATGAAGGGGTTGTGGGGCGGAGTCAGCGGCATAATAGAGGAGGGTGAGGAGCCACTGGAGCGCGCAAAGATCGAGATTTACGAGGAGACCGGGGCAAGCATAGAGTCGCTGAGGCTGCTAAAGTCGGGAAGGGAGATGGCAGTGTCGTCTCCACAATACCCGGACCACCAGTGGATCATATTCCCGTTCCTGTTTGAGACGCACAGAACCGAGATCATGCTGAACTGGGAGAACAGCTCGTACAGGTGGATTGATGCAAAAGAGATTCACGAGTACAAGACGGTGCCCAATCTAGCTGACGTCTTGTTCAACCTGCTGTAG
- a CDS encoding prephenate dehydrogenase/arogenate dehydrogenase family protein, with translation MKKSITIIGAGGKMGQWFTKYFIASGYDVVGYDSEAPVTDKAVKKAESLVGAILSADIVLLCTPTRRTPEIIRLIAKEMKRGAYLIEITSQKAKTSAALLKIPSKINPVCIHPMFGPGTKKIKGQNIISIPIKDAKKELALVKSLFEGANFVTIDAIEHDKKIAIILGLTHLVNLALANILAKDDKSSLTERMAGTTFKIQKILCESIMTESTELIETIISNPEIRRPAEEFWKDIGRLLTDVQEAKSEDITNYIKSVQEGLAKNSNLEESYKKLNAMINAIEK, from the coding sequence ATGAAGAAAAGTATCACAATTATCGGCGCCGGAGGCAAAATGGGCCAATGGTTTACCAAGTATTTTATCGCAAGTGGGTACGATGTTGTGGGATACGACTCGGAAGCTCCAGTCACAGACAAGGCAGTCAAAAAGGCAGAGTCACTGGTGGGCGCAATACTTAGTGCAGATATTGTGTTGCTGTGCACCCCGACCAGAAGGACTCCTGAGATAATCAGGCTCATTGCAAAGGAGATGAAGCGCGGTGCGTACCTAATTGAGATTACATCGCAGAAGGCAAAGACGTCTGCGGCACTTTTGAAGATCCCCTCCAAGATAAATCCAGTATGCATTCACCCGATGTTCGGGCCAGGTACGAAGAAGATCAAGGGACAGAACATCATATCAATACCAATCAAGGATGCAAAAAAAGAGCTGGCGCTTGTCAAGTCGCTCTTTGAGGGGGCAAACTTTGTGACAATAGACGCAATAGAGCATGACAAAAAGATTGCAATCATTTTGGGGCTGACGCATCTTGTGAACTTGGCACTTGCAAACATACTTGCAAAGGACGACAAGTCGTCGCTTACTGAGAGGATGGCAGGAACCACGTTTAAGATTCAAAAGATATTGTGCGAGAGCATAATGACAGAGTCAACTGAGCTAATAGAGACGATAATTTCAAATCCTGAAATAAGAAGGCCCGCAGAGGAGTTCTGGAAGGACATAGGCAGACTGCTCACGGATGTGCAGGAGGCAAAGTCAGAAGACATTACAAACTACATCAAGTCGGTGCAGGAAGGACTTGCAAAGAACTCCAACTTGGAGGAGTCATACAAGAAGCTCAACGCAATGATAAATGCGATTGAAAAATAG
- a CDS encoding aminotransferase class I/II-fold pyridoxal phosphate-dependent enzyme, giving the protein MENIEQLRNKIDDITLQMLRLLKERTDAARQIGELKKSSGLGVTDEAREEQLRREVSGLCAKIGLDDSLGRKFLNFLLNESVKVQSEGKQTHLTVFLKAKALEQQGRKIIHMEVGEPDFMPPHIAKDGFAEAFDRGLVRYGPAAGMPQLRAALAEYVTKNFGADAKQENILVSPGGRFAVYLAVNTLLNPGDEVIVIEPAWPAYRECAINAGVKVRTIPTTLESGWEPSIQQIEQTINSNTKMIILNYPNNPTGKVLPPGLQDQIVGLAQKNDLYVLSDEIYSLYAYSEWKSVLANKYAKSIIVQSFSKSHAMTGFRIGYTVADQKIVEKMSKLQALCVTCVAEPIQYAALKALDADLSENRRAMRAKLDIVVSEAKRIGLDFAIPDGAMYVFARPKKQGFDGLEFIGRLLERGVAVAPGEGFGNYKSFLRISVAQDEKSLIDGMKILHEVLEESR; this is encoded by the coding sequence ATGGAAAACATCGAACAGCTGCGAAACAAAATAGATGACATCACGCTGCAAATGCTCAGGCTGCTCAAGGAAAGGACAGATGCCGCAAGGCAGATAGGGGAGTTAAAAAAGAGCAGCGGTCTTGGCGTAACAGACGAGGCCCGCGAGGAGCAGCTCCGCAGGGAGGTAAGCGGCCTTTGCGCAAAGATAGGCCTTGATGACTCGCTTGGAAGAAAGTTTCTCAATTTTCTGTTAAACGAGTCGGTGAAGGTGCAGTCGGAGGGAAAGCAGACGCACCTGACTGTGTTCCTAAAGGCAAAGGCGCTTGAGCAGCAGGGTAGGAAGATAATCCACATGGAGGTCGGAGAGCCGGACTTTATGCCGCCACATATTGCAAAGGACGGGTTTGCGGAGGCGTTCGATAGGGGGCTGGTAAGGTACGGGCCTGCCGCCGGAATGCCACAGCTTAGGGCGGCACTTGCGGAATACGTGACGAAGAACTTTGGGGCAGATGCCAAGCAGGAGAACATCCTAGTCTCCCCGGGTGGAAGATTTGCAGTATACCTTGCAGTAAACACGCTTTTGAATCCGGGCGACGAGGTGATTGTGATAGAACCGGCATGGCCTGCGTACAGAGAGTGTGCGATAAACGCGGGAGTAAAGGTGCGCACGATTCCGACAACGCTGGAGAGTGGATGGGAGCCGTCCATACAGCAGATTGAACAGACGATTAACTCCAACACGAAGATGATCATACTGAATTATCCGAACAACCCGACAGGTAAGGTACTGCCGCCCGGCCTGCAGGACCAAATAGTTGGGCTTGCGCAGAAAAATGATCTGTACGTTCTAAGCGACGAGATATACTCGCTGTATGCGTACAGCGAGTGGAAGAGTGTGCTTGCCAACAAGTATGCCAAGTCCATCATAGTGCAGTCGTTTTCAAAGTCGCACGCAATGACGGGATTCAGAATCGGGTATACTGTTGCAGACCAGAAGATAGTTGAAAAGATGAGCAAGCTGCAGGCGCTGTGTGTTACGTGCGTTGCAGAGCCAATCCAGTATGCGGCGCTAAAGGCACTTGATGCGGACCTGTCTGAGAACAGAAGGGCGATGAGGGCAAAGTTGGACATAGTGGTGAGTGAGGCAAAAAGGATTGGCTTGGATTTTGCGATCCCAGACGGTGCAATGTACGTTTTTGCAAGGCCCAAAAAGCAGGGATTTGACGGGCTGGAGTTCATAGGGAGACTTTTGGAAAGGGGAGTGGCAGTTGCCCCCGGAGAGGGATTTGGCAACTATAAGAGCTTTCTTCGCATTTCGGTGGCACAGGACGAAAAGAGTCTAATTGACGGAATGAAGATATTACATGAGGTTCTAGAGGAGTCCAGATGA
- the aroC gene encoding chorismate synthase yields MPGNSIGQRLVLTSFGESHGRCVGAVLDGCPAGLELDEKDIQGMLDQRKPGQSLVSTQRKEGDQVEILSGVFRGYTTGAPIAMIIWNKDQHSRDYEELQTKMRPGHSDYPAMVKYKGFNDYRGGGRFSGRLTATHVMGGAIARKLLKETLKIETHSYTIKIGKISTDDQFNLKMKNQIYTNEVRCPNQKTAERMRQAILAARKSGDSLGGIIESTTLNVPVGLGEPIFGSLESDIGKAIYSIPSVKGVEFGSGFAGSELFGSQNNDSYISKGGKISTRTNNAGGILGGLSNGMPIVMRVAFKPASSIAKKQSTVDIRTKKPATLQVQGRHDPCVVPRAPPVVDSLVSLVIADHALIGGFIKPVL; encoded by the coding sequence ATGCCAGGAAATTCCATTGGTCAGAGACTTGTCTTGACCAGTTTTGGTGAGAGTCATGGCAGGTGTGTTGGGGCTGTTTTGGACGGGTGTCCTGCAGGACTTGAGCTTGATGAAAAAGACATCCAGGGGATGCTGGACCAGAGAAAGCCTGGACAGTCGCTGGTATCAACGCAGAGAAAGGAGGGCGATCAGGTAGAGATACTGTCAGGGGTGTTCCGCGGATACACTACTGGTGCACCGATTGCAATGATAATCTGGAACAAGGACCAGCACTCAAGGGATTACGAGGAGCTGCAGACCAAGATGAGGCCGGGCCATTCGGACTATCCGGCGATGGTAAAGTACAAGGGGTTCAACGACTATCGCGGCGGCGGCAGGTTCTCAGGAAGGCTCACTGCCACGCATGTGATGGGGGGAGCAATAGCAAGAAAGCTGCTCAAGGAGACGCTCAAGATAGAGACCCATTCTTACACAATCAAGATAGGCAAGATTTCCACAGATGACCAGTTCAATCTAAAGATGAAGAATCAGATTTACACAAACGAGGTAAGGTGCCCAAACCAAAAGACTGCAGAGAGGATGCGGCAAGCAATTCTTGCTGCAAGAAAGAGCGGCGACTCGCTTGGTGGAATAATAGAGTCGACTACGCTCAACGTGCCGGTGGGTTTGGGTGAGCCAATATTTGGCTCGCTGGAATCGGACATAGGCAAGGCAATCTACTCCATTCCGTCGGTAAAGGGCGTGGAGTTCGGATCAGGGTTTGCAGGCTCTGAGCTGTTCGGATCACAGAACAACGACTCGTACATTTCAAAGGGCGGCAAGATATCCACAAGGACAAACAATGCGGGTGGCATACTGGGCGGCCTTTCCAACGGGATGCCAATAGTGATGAGGGTGGCATTCAAGCCGGCATCGTCGATTGCAAAAAAGCAGAGTACGGTGGACATTAGGACGAAAAAGCCGGCCACACTGCAGGTGCAGGGAAGGCACGACCCATGCGTGGTCCCAAGGGCGCCCCCGGTTGTAGATTCTCTGGTATCACTAGTAATTGCAGACCACGCGCTGATTGGCGGGTTCATCAAGCCAGTATTGTAA
- the aroA gene encoding 3-phosphoshikimate 1-carboxyvinyltransferase, whose translation MKCKVDQSKLSGTISCPPNKSYTHRAIFLASLVNGKSLIKNVLKSRDTMATVEICKNFGADIQEAGSNLKIKGIDEFESSDLTVDASNSGTSIRIAAAIAALRDGKTVLTGDESLRKRPMKPLLDALETLGAKCASDNGRPPLTITGRIRGGEITIPGNISSQFVSALFIAAPKTEGGITINIESDLVSKPYLDATISTMKKFGVEVDVVVPYKKYSISPQEYMHSTVTIPSDFSSIALLLSAAVLVGENLTIKASIGDLTQGDEAIIDILGKLGADVSLHKNAIKVKAPEKLLGGKFDLSNTPDLLPPLAILALKCEFPLELYNVRHARFKETDRIAILARELKKLGIGVVEKEDGLVLNPPEETRGAELVSEDDHRLFMAFCIAAMYVGNCTVSDPESVDVSYPTFVEDMNGVGAKISTV comes from the coding sequence ATGAAGTGTAAGGTAGACCAGTCAAAGCTTAGCGGCACGATTAGCTGCCCGCCGAACAAGAGCTATACGCACCGGGCGATATTTCTTGCGTCGCTTGTGAACGGCAAGAGTCTGATCAAAAACGTGCTAAAGTCCAGGGACACGATGGCGACAGTTGAGATATGCAAGAACTTTGGGGCGGACATACAGGAGGCAGGCAGCAACCTGAAGATAAAGGGAATCGACGAGTTTGAGAGCTCGGATCTCACGGTGGACGCGTCAAACTCTGGCACCAGCATCAGGATTGCAGCCGCAATAGCTGCGCTGCGCGACGGAAAGACGGTGCTCACAGGGGATGAGTCGCTAAGAAAGAGACCGATGAAGCCGCTGCTTGACGCACTTGAGACGCTGGGGGCAAAATGTGCATCGGATAATGGAAGGCCGCCGCTCACCATAACTGGGAGGATAAGGGGGGGCGAGATCACAATTCCTGGAAACATATCGAGCCAGTTTGTATCGGCTCTGTTCATCGCGGCGCCAAAAACAGAAGGCGGCATCACCATAAACATAGAGTCGGACCTTGTCTCAAAGCCGTATCTTGATGCGACAATTTCCACCATGAAGAAATTCGGAGTGGAGGTGGACGTCGTTGTTCCTTACAAAAAGTACAGCATATCGCCGCAGGAGTACATGCATTCCACTGTTACCATTCCGTCGGACTTTTCAAGCATCGCGCTATTGCTGTCTGCAGCTGTGCTGGTGGGTGAGAACCTGACAATCAAGGCGTCGATTGGGGACCTGACGCAGGGTGACGAGGCCATAATTGACATCCTAGGCAAGCTTGGAGCAGACGTGTCGCTGCACAAAAATGCAATCAAGGTAAAGGCGCCGGAAAAGCTGTTGGGCGGCAAGTTCGACCTATCAAACACGCCGGATCTTCTTCCGCCGCTTGCAATTCTTGCGCTAAAGTGCGAGTTTCCGCTGGAACTGTACAACGTAAGGCATGCAAGATTCAAGGAGACGGACAGGATTGCAATACTTGCGCGCGAGCTGAAAAAGCTTGGAATCGGCGTGGTGGAAAAAGAGGACGGCCTGGTTCTCAATCCGCCGGAGGAGACGAGGGGCGCAGAGCTTGTCTCAGAAGATGATCACAGGCTGTTCATGGCGTTTTGCATTGCCGCAATGTATGTCGGAAACTGCACCGTGTCGGACCCCGAATCGGTGGATGTGTCGTATCCAACTTTTGTTGAGGACATGAACGGTGTCGGCGCAAAAATTTCCACGGTATAA
- a CDS encoding shikimate kinase — MEARATVFGAISLVNAIATGKGATLGINSKVEAAVSVTDGRGVHLLADSQNMSTKLINKVVEIAVPKRELEKSRIEVSLKSEIPTGYGLKSSSAISSAISLACHKLFRPKYTDSQVLLAGVDASIATKVSITGAYDDACACYFGGTVVTDNYKRRIVRMEKTPTNLTVIIFVPKSRKRGDIKQLRMLHDVFERAWNLARDGDYWNAMILNGLAGSTILNSDPRIVARAVAAGATGVSVSGNGPAIAAIVKKDKSSEIKKVFSDLEGTLLASEINNKKAEVHEV, encoded by the coding sequence ATGGAGGCAAGGGCGACCGTGTTTGGCGCAATATCGCTTGTAAACGCAATAGCTACGGGCAAGGGCGCCACGCTTGGGATTAATTCAAAGGTGGAGGCGGCAGTAAGTGTGACCGACGGGAGGGGGGTGCACCTGCTGGCAGACAGTCAGAACATGAGCACAAAGCTCATCAATAAAGTAGTCGAGATTGCAGTCCCGAAAAGGGAGCTGGAGAAGAGCAGGATAGAGGTATCGCTAAAATCAGAGATTCCGACAGGATATGGGTTGAAGAGTTCAAGTGCCATATCGTCTGCAATATCGCTTGCATGCCACAAGTTGTTCAGGCCCAAGTACACGGACTCGCAGGTGCTGCTTGCGGGGGTGGACGCGTCAATTGCCACCAAGGTCAGCATAACAGGGGCGTATGATGATGCGTGCGCATGTTATTTTGGTGGAACGGTCGTCACTGATAATTACAAAAGAAGGATAGTCAGGATGGAAAAGACTCCGACCAACCTCACGGTGATAATTTTCGTTCCAAAGTCAAGGAAGAGGGGGGACATCAAGCAGCTTAGGATGCTGCACGACGTGTTTGAGAGGGCGTGGAACCTTGCAAGGGATGGGGACTATTGGAACGCCATGATACTAAACGGGCTGGCAGGCTCAACGATACTCAATTCGGACCCAAGGATAGTCGCAAGGGCAGTTGCGGCCGGTGCAACAGGAGTCTCGGTGTCAGGCAATGGGCCGGCAATTGCAGCGATTGTAAAAAAAGACAAATCGTCAGAAATAAAGAAGGTGTTTTCGGATCTTGAAGGCACGTTGCTTGCGTCTGAGATAAACAACAAAAAGGCTGAGGTCCATGAAGTGTAA
- the aroE gene encoding shikimate dehydrogenase: MVKTFAVIGDPIDHSLSPNIHNAAFKALNMDCTYIAYRIPRGELEEGIASLRKINISGFNVTIPHKIEVLKYLDELSEECRTIGAANTVSNENGRLVGYNTDMDGFLAPIKQRGIAIKGQSVLLLGAGGAARAIVAGFAKEGAGHISISSRTWEKADGLARFAQGLGIKAEPVPLEDAGKRRYRFVVNATPAGLKNEPSPISTNMIDSECIVYDIIYMPMNTDLIAQSKKNGAAIIYGYEMLLGQAAIAFEIWHKVKAPYDAMKKVLLGGF, encoded by the coding sequence ATGGTAAAGACGTTTGCAGTCATCGGCGATCCCATAGATCACTCGCTGTCGCCCAACATTCACAACGCCGCATTCAAGGCACTCAACATGGACTGCACGTACATAGCATACAGGATACCAAGGGGCGAGCTTGAGGAGGGGATTGCATCGCTTAGGAAGATAAACATTTCAGGGTTTAACGTGACAATACCGCACAAGATCGAGGTGCTCAAGTATCTGGACGAGCTGTCAGAGGAGTGCAGGACAATCGGGGCGGCAAACACAGTATCAAATGAGAACGGAAGGCTGGTCGGGTACAACACGGACATGGACGGGTTCTTGGCGCCAATCAAGCAGAGGGGCATCGCAATAAAAGGACAGAGTGTTTTGCTGCTTGGTGCAGGTGGTGCTGCTCGCGCAATTGTCGCAGGTTTTGCAAAGGAGGGCGCAGGGCACATCAGCATATCCAGCAGGACTTGGGAGAAGGCGGACGGCCTTGCAAGGTTTGCGCAGGGCCTTGGAATAAAGGCAGAGCCGGTGCCGCTGGAGGATGCAGGCAAGAGGCGCTACAGGTTTGTGGTAAACGCAACTCCGGCGGGACTAAAAAATGAGCCAAGCCCGATCTCCACCAACATGATCGATTCAGAGTGCATAGTTTATGACATCATATACATGCCAATGAATACGGACTTGATCGCGCAAAGCAAGAAGAACGGGGCTGCAATCATTTATGGATATGAGATGCTGCTTGGGCAGGCCGCGATTGCATTTGAGATATGGCACAAGGTAAAGGCGCCGTACGACGCAATGAAAAAGGTACTACTTGGAGGGTTTTAG
- the aroD gene encoding type I 3-dehydroquinate dehydratase — MAYKTCVSIAEDTPKKVLAALQKALKRSDYAEIRFDFLRAEDVPDTIHMAKKYLGRCVCTLRPKSEGGRFEGSEQNRISILKLIAEYNPYLIDIEFSTLSKNKGLLRYVGGTKTQILVSWHDFKKTPRHQELVSKLKQMSRLSKNVKIVTTARSIADPISVMSLYRIKGVNLIAFTMGEVGRISRILCMQFGSPYTYVSLGRPVAPGQFSLAEVKSMFSPQK, encoded by the coding sequence ATGGCATACAAGACGTGCGTAAGCATTGCGGAGGACACTCCAAAAAAGGTGCTGGCGGCGCTGCAAAAGGCACTCAAGAGATCGGACTATGCAGAGATCAGGTTTGATTTTCTCAGGGCGGAGGATGTTCCGGATACCATCCACATGGCAAAAAAGTACCTTGGGCGCTGCGTCTGCACGCTCAGGCCAAAATCGGAGGGTGGAAGGTTTGAGGGAAGCGAGCAGAACCGCATATCGATACTAAAGCTGATTGCAGAGTACAACCCGTACCTAATAGACATCGAGTTTTCCACGCTCTCAAAAAACAAGGGGCTGCTCAGATACGTCGGTGGCACCAAGACTCAGATACTCGTATCATGGCACGACTTTAAGAAGACGCCAAGGCACCAGGAGCTTGTAAGCAAGCTAAAGCAGATGTCAAGGCTGTCAAAGAACGTAAAGATAGTTACCACTGCAAGATCCATTGCGGATCCAATCTCAGTGATGTCGCTGTACAGGATAAAGGGAGTAAACCTGATTGCGTTTACGATGGGCGAGGTCGGCAGGATATCGAGGATACTTTGCATGCAGTTTGGCAGCCCGTACACATACGTCTCACTTGGGAGGCCGGTGGCGCCGGGGCAGTTCAGCCTAGCAGAAGTTAAATCAATGTTCAGTCCGCAAAAGTAA
- a CDS encoding 3-dehydroquinate synthase II, producing MEKNKELIILPKVSRSALAKFLDYLEKEGIKSVYVDPKLISPKSKLVSVYPSPGAKFVVLEKDGPKPKGKKVGKRFKVLSNADIEKIFAESKKGLDFVIIEVRDWKIIPLENIIAKLHKMHTEVFAIARTPEEVRKMFSILEVGVDGVIYEAGSVSEVKEAMAYLGNASFELMEAKITDIRIVGDGERVCVDTASMLHKGEGMLIGSKSNFLFLVHNESVGSSFTSPRPFRVNAGAVHCYTISPDGTTKYLSELETGVEVMIIDSKGKARRATVGRSKIERRPMLMIKAQAGDEVGGIIAQDAETIRFVRPGGHLVSVTHLKKGDTVLVHAKSATGRHFGMEVSDEYILEK from the coding sequence TTGGAAAAAAATAAGGAACTAATCATACTTCCAAAGGTCTCAAGGTCGGCTCTTGCCAAGTTTTTAGATTATTTGGAAAAGGAGGGAATCAAGTCGGTGTACGTGGATCCGAAATTGATCTCCCCAAAGTCAAAGCTCGTGTCGGTGTATCCGTCGCCGGGAGCAAAGTTCGTGGTTCTGGAAAAGGACGGCCCAAAGCCCAAGGGAAAGAAGGTGGGCAAGCGCTTCAAGGTGCTCTCAAACGCCGATATTGAGAAGATATTTGCAGAGTCAAAGAAGGGGCTCGACTTTGTCATAATCGAGGTAAGGGACTGGAAGATAATCCCGCTTGAGAACATCATTGCCAAGCTGCACAAGATGCACACAGAGGTGTTTGCGATTGCAAGGACTCCAGAGGAGGTCAGAAAGATGTTCTCCATACTAGAGGTCGGAGTGGACGGAGTCATCTACGAGGCAGGCTCCGTCTCAGAGGTGAAGGAGGCGATGGCGTATTTGGGAAATGCTAGCTTTGAGCTGATGGAGGCAAAGATTACAGACATTAGGATAGTTGGCGATGGGGAGCGCGTATGCGTAGATACTGCGTCGATGCTACACAAAGGAGAGGGGATGTTGATTGGAAGCAAGTCGAACTTTTTGTTTTTGGTCCACAACGAGTCGGTCGGATCATCGTTTACTTCGCCAAGGCCGTTTCGGGTAAATGCCGGCGCGGTACACTGCTATACCATATCGCCTGACGGCACAACCAAGTACCTGTCGGAATTGGAAACGGGTGTAGAGGTGATGATAATAGATTCAAAGGGAAAGGCCCGACGCGCAACAGTGGGCCGCTCAAAGATTGAGCGCAGGCCGATGCTCATGATAAAGGCGCAGGCAGGGGACGAGGTGGGCGGCATAATAGCGCAGGACGCAGAGACGATACGATTTGTCAGGCCCGGAGGGCACCTGGTATCTGTGACACACCTCAAAAAAGGTGATACGGTATTGGTGCATGCAAAGTCTGCTACCGGAAGGCACTTTGGCATGGAAGTCTCCGACGAGTACATTTTAGAAAAATAG
- a CDS encoding 2-amino-3,7-dideoxy-D-threo-hept-6-ulosonate synthase, with protein sequence MVTGLEIRMDRILRKGKMLCIPMDHGISSGPVEGLENPASVISRCETHGLTSVIINKGIIKSLPRPARVGILAHFSASTSLSMSPNRKMLTGSAAEALRLGADGVSLHINVGGKEEPEMLEQLGKISEECHMWNMPLLAMMYPRGENIKNPHDPEIVGHVARIGAELGADIVKTLYTGDVDSFAKVVKSIPVPVVIAGGPKAKTDADVLQMTEDAMKAGAKGVTYGRNIFAHKNPEQIVDALAAIIFRKETAQEAAKRLGKK encoded by the coding sequence ATGGTCACAGGTCTTGAGATACGAATGGACCGAATTTTGCGCAAGGGCAAGATGCTCTGCATTCCGATGGACCACGGGATATCAAGCGGTCCGGTAGAGGGGCTGGAAAATCCGGCATCGGTCATCTCAAGGTGCGAGACGCACGGGCTGACCAGCGTAATAATTAACAAGGGAATCATAAAGTCGCTTCCAAGGCCGGCAAGGGTGGGAATACTTGCTCACTTTTCTGCAAGCACGTCTCTTTCCATGTCGCCAAACAGAAAGATGCTCACAGGCAGTGCCGCAGAGGCGCTGCGACTTGGGGCGGATGGCGTGTCGCTGCACATCAACGTGGGCGGAAAGGAGGAGCCGGAGATGCTAGAGCAGCTTGGCAAGATATCAGAAGAATGCCACATGTGGAACATGCCGCTGCTGGCAATGATGTACCCAAGAGGTGAGAACATCAAGAACCCGCACGACCCGGAGATTGTGGGGCACGTTGCAAGGATTGGGGCCGAGCTTGGGGCAGACATTGTAAAGACGCTGTACACTGGAGACGTCGACTCGTTTGCAAAGGTGGTAAAATCCATCCCGGTGCCGGTGGTGATTGCGGGCGGGCCAAAGGCAAAGACCGACGCAGACGTACTGCAGATGACAGAGGACGCAATGAAGGCGGGAGCCAAGGGAGTGACTTATGGTCGTAACATTTTTGCACACAAAAACCCAGAGCAGATAGTAGACGCTCTGGCTGCAATCATATTCAGAAAGGAAACTGCACAGGAAGCAGCAAAGAGACTTGGAAAAAAATAA
- the mqnC gene encoding cyclic dehypoxanthinyl futalosine synthase, which translates to MSQITEQIHSSDIGDILENSLRGIRPSNADTLRLLKSDDVHLMGLVAGHITKKRFGNKASFVNNIILNYTNVCVTDCKFCAFYRPPGHNEAYTLSLDQIDARVRTAWEMFQIRQVLIQGGHNPNLGIEYYEDAFRMIRTKYPQVGVHGLSPSEIDMIARIEKTSTREVISRLKDAGLQSIPGAGAEILVDTVKDVISPKKISSDDWLRIMEEAHTLGLHASATMMYGHVESTEDVAAHFDKIARLQEKTGGFMAFIPWSFEPNNTLMQKENLVMYGVGGMQLLKMIAISRLVFDGLIHHIQSSWLTNGVGMAQVALQYGADDFGGTLIGEEVVSCTGARSTELTGQKIIDAIHQIGYDVEERDNFYNLVRTH; encoded by the coding sequence TTGAGCCAAATCACTGAACAAATACATTCCAGCGATATTGGCGATATTTTGGAAAACTCGTTGCGCGGCATCCGCCCCTCCAACGCCGACACGCTGCGGCTGCTCAAGTCCGACGACGTCCACCTCATGGGGCTGGTCGCAGGGCACATAACAAAAAAGCGATTCGGCAACAAGGCATCCTTTGTAAATAACATCATTCTAAATTACACAAACGTCTGCGTAACCGACTGCAAGTTCTGCGCATTCTACCGCCCGCCAGGACACAATGAGGCGTACACGCTGTCACTTGATCAGATAGATGCTCGAGTAAGGACCGCATGGGAGATGTTCCAGATAAGACAGGTCCTCATCCAGGGGGGCCACAACCCCAACCTTGGTATCGAGTACTATGAGGACGCATTTAGGATGATCCGGACAAAATACCCGCAGGTGGGAGTGCACGGCCTGTCGCCTTCCGAAATCGACATGATTGCAAGAATCGAAAAGACGTCCACGCGGGAGGTGATCTCGCGACTCAAGGATGCAGGACTGCAGTCGATTCCAGGTGCCGGCGCAGAGATACTAGTTGACACGGTAAAGGACGTAATCAGCCCAAAAAAGATCTCAAGTGACGACTGGCTGAGAATCATGGAGGAGGCACACACACTCGGACTGCACGCCTCTGCCACCATGATGTACGGACACGTCGAGAGCACGGAGGACGTGGCAGCCCACTTTGACAAAATAGCAAGACTGCAGGAAAAGACCGGCGGCTTTATGGCGTTCATTCCGTGGAGCTTTGAGCCAAACAACACTCTGATGCAAAAAGAAAACCTCGTGATGTACGGAGTTGGCGGAATGCAGCTGCTCAAGATGATTGCAATATCTCGGCTGGTCTTTGACGGACTAATCCACCACATCCAGTCCTCCTGGCTTACAAACGGAGTCGGGATGGCGCAGGTGGCGTTACAGTACGGAGCAGACGACTTTGGCGGCACGCTCATTGGAGAGGAGGTGGTCTCCTGTACGGGCGCGCGCTCGACTGAGCTGACTGGCCAGAAGATAATAGATGCAATCCACCAAATCGGATACGATGTAGAAGAGCGGGATAACTTTTACAACCTGGTCCGAACCCACTAG